The Chanos chanos chromosome 3, fChaCha1.1, whole genome shotgun sequence genome segment AAGAACAAGGCCACCATCAAGGCCTACCTCACCATCCACTCCTACTCCCAGCTTCTGCTCTTCCCCTACTCTTACACCTACAACCTGTGTAAAGACCACTCCGAGCTGGTATGtgcaccctctttctctctctctctctctctctcacacacacacacacacacatactaatacatgacacattcatgcacatgcatatatgcatgcaaactcaataaaaaaaaaatgtttgttcttAGTCAAACTTAACATACACTTTTACTCTCATGTGTATTCACAGTGACATAAAACACTGTTTCAAAGGGATCCACAGCAGTACACATACTTTAAAAAACCCATTAGTTAATAAACCCAGAGGAAAAGGATCCTATGAGGTGGTGTTCCTAAGCCTTCTCCGCAGCCATCGGTTGCTGCCGCAACAGAGAAAAACTAACTCAGCTTATCAGGGGCCTGGTGATGAGTTGAAAAGTTGAGTTCTTTTTTACAGTGATGTATGAAACAGCTGACGAGCTCCAAAGCTAGGCCTGACAGAGTATTATTAGATACATTATAGAAGCAGAGGCATTTTAATAAAAGATTTACGCAacggaacacccccccccctacccccagCTCTTCCTATAgcaacatttatttatacaaaCTGTTTCTATCACCACTGCTACATTGCCATTACAAAGCCTCTTCCATTGTACACTCCCAGCCTTGCTGATATTACCCATATGGCAGAGTGTTCCTTGTAGTCtgcatttacattcacacaggggTGTTCCAATGCCTGGACCTCTCACTCACACCCTGGTCTCAGCTCACACACGGCCGCAGTTCACACTTCTCCCTCGCCTCTGTCTCCCTGAGCTCACTTTCGCACTGTACCTCTCGCCTCCTCTCTGCATCTCCCCGCTCTCAAAATAAAACACGCGGACGTTTGATATCATTGTTCTGTCAGGGTTATGGAAGTGTTAGCGCATCCCTGCAGCTCTTTGTCATTTGCAATTCAGTTAAATCTGTGCTTGTGCTTTTCCCCCTCCTTCTTTTCATTGCACTTTATGTCTTTATCCATATTGCTTTGGCATAGCCTTTATGTCTTTACGTGTGTTTTTTGACTAATCCTaataattcacttttttttaagtatgaTGTCACCAATATGATGTTTGTCTGATTGCCTCTCATTGCAATTTCATCCCTTGCGAATGTTTATCTCTCGTTTGTTATTTTTCGATGATTTGAGATCTATTTTTGTCTATCTCTcaatgtgtctgtctctcattatcTTACCCACTTCCTCTCAGTCTGATTCTGTCTCACAACGTCTCATCCTGTTTCATGCGGTCGCAGGGCTTCTCTTTATttgatgctgtctgtctgtttgcgtCTCCGCTTATACTTTCAGACATTGTCTTTCCATCCCTCTATATCTCACTCtatttctttgtgtctctcagctGAGTGTGGCAGAGGGAGCTGCTAGCGCTCTTCGTTCCCTCTATAACACTCGTTACACCAGTGGTCCTGGAGCTGCTACCATCTGTGAGTATACAACCCATTACATAGCACAACCTCTATTACCCAACATGAATTTAACCTCACTTATCTCGCACACTATCTATTGACAGTGTTCTACATACATAGAATAGCTATTTTTGGCCATATCATAGTGTTGATGGTaacttgtgtttaaatgttgtcCTCCCAAGCAAAATTTATGActcttgtttctttgtctgttatAGACCCTGCTGCAGGTGGATCTGATGACTGGGCCTATGATTTGGGGGTGAAGTACTCCTATACCTTTGAGCTACGTGACACTGGTCGCTATGGTTTCCTGCTGCCTGAGTCTCAGATCAAGCCTACCTGTCAGGAGACCATGCTGGCCGTCAAGTACATCGCTGCCCACGTGCAGAAGAACctgtattgaaaaaaaagacaaacagagacggACATAGCTGTCATATTGTCTACTCACACGTAGGAGACATCTTCAGCCTCTCCTCTTTCAACACCCAATATTCTGTATAATTCAGTACCGGGAtcagaaacaataaaataaaaaagacaaaaacaaaaacaaaagcaaatgatgTATCCTGAGTGAACTCATTTGCTGAATCATTGAGTGCTGAATCGTTTATTTGTTGTTGGACCATTTAGTCCAAATAGACTGAACACTCCAAATTATTCATGGGAGTCAATGTATTCATGGCAGTGGAACTGTGGCATGgatgaaaacacatgaaaaacacaaatacttgTAATAGTAGGATGTTTAAAGGCATATGTCAATCGGCCATGCACGTGGATCCTTCAGTTACAGCGTGTTACAATcactgaaaaaaggaaacactatTTCGCAGTCAGTTGTCTggtataaatgtaaatgttcacTATTATGATCTAAATTCTGCTTTAAAACATCAGGACTTCCCCAAACAACCTAATCCCACAGAAAGCATTGAACACAAGCCAAGTGCATGGATTAGTGTTCCCTGATCAAACTAATCTACTCTATTTAGACATTCTTGTTCTAATCGCTCTAAAAAAGAAGGATTTACTGTTAAATATCTGTGGGAAGCAGGGAGACAGCGTCTGGGAAAGATAGAGCAGGAAGCATTTCCTTTCTAATAGCTTCTTTTTCTGCTGGAATGGGAAAAGGAGTGGGACAACTCATGATTCATTGTGGCTCACTGTAATTGCCCCCTCTTGTGTCTTGGCTGAgttccagtgtgtgtatgtatgtgtgtgtgtgtgtgtgtgtgtgtgtgtgtgcgtgtgtgcgtgtgtgctcgtgcgcgtgtgcatttttgtgtgtgtgtgtgggaggggcgGGCTGACCCAAAGAATTGCGGGCAACTGCACAGTACGTGATGGTCATACCATACTGATTCCATGGCTGCACTGTTACCCTGCCAAGCATGCAGGCAACATGAGAGTCCACAGACCATGCACTGCACAATACAGTATGATCATGCATACTAATCAGACTCAAATGAGAGAATCTCAGTGTCTGGATTCTCCTCCCTACAAATACATGGATGAACAAATTGTTTGAGAGTGCAATCTATGTAAATGCCATGTGAATTGCAACTTGATGAAAGTTTGTCTGATATATTGAATATATTGGATGCATTATCCCAAACAAACATTCACCTACATGCCTAAAATAGTTTTGCAATTTTAAGGCGTGTTTTCCATATTTTAGTGGGAGATATTCTTGTCGGTCGTAAAAAAGTATGCCTATGACTGTAACACAAAATATGTATAACAACACTTAACACAACCATACACTAGAGTTAACCCACATAGCCATAAGCCACTGTTACGCAATGTGGCGTACCAAACTACTCCTACCCCCCTACACCATTGTTCGTAAGACACATTACTTGCCACTAGATGTCGCTCGTGCCTATGGGTCCATTACACAGGGACCATGAAATTTCTCTCAGAAtttccctgatttttttttttttttgtcttgcgcAAACCATTCCATACAAACTCAGATCAGAAATATGATCATTCAAGGCTAAAAGACTTTAGAAAGTGCAGTGGGTCACAGTCTAAGGGCAAGCAAATGCCATACATGACTGTCGACGTGGCGTCTCAGTACAAAAACAGCTCTTCTGTGTCTCAGGTTTCCTGTATGTACAGGCACCTATTCCTATACGTATAGACAGCCGTTAAAATATTAGCTGTAGACTGGCAGTGGACTACAGTGGTACGATGATCAGACTTAACTCCAATAGCAAGGCCTATATCGATTGGGTGTTTTTGCGATTGATGCGCAGTTACTTATGCGGAAAATTTGCAAAGGTAGTATTCTCCTGTAAACTAAATACTCTAAATTGTTTTGCAAATCAGATGGAATCTCACCTCCCTTGCTGCACTTATAAGATTTCAATTATGTAATCCACAAAAACTACCATGTCAGAAAAAGAGGAATTGAGCATGCACTGTATCTAGGCAACGCTGATACAGTCTCTCTGCGAGCCTCTGCAGTGCGTGCGTGCAGcagtgggtgtgtgcgcgtggaAGCCCGTGTTGTCACGTGACCATTCGTATATATTGCCGGCGACCATGGTCGTATAAATGCACCACCTGGATAAACTTCTGGTCTCTCTGAAGCTAAAAGCTGCCGTATTCTGGAGTCCAAGCTACCAAGTAGCTTTGACTTAAAATCAAGCATGGCAGGTACGTGACAATGTTGCTAATTTGTCCCTAACAGCGAAAGCTGTAAAGATACATTCCTTCACATTTATTCGTAGCTGGGCATGAACGACTAATTGTCAGTTTTAGCAGTCGCTGGTTGCAACCTGTAACTTGCACTAAGATGAGCTGTATTTTTAACCATGCTATTCTACTGTCCTAAATTGTTCAATATTCATTAATTGTCAATGTATGAAGTGGCGTGTCTACTTGAGGAAGTACAGGTTAATATTTCACCCAGCATCTTGAAATGCCACACATTGCAGAAGAAATGATCTTTCCATGTAGTATATCGTATTTGAATCTCTGTAACGTTGAGACGTTCACATATTTATTCAGAAACGTCCTGAAAGTAGTCTTTTATTATCGATGGTTTACTCGAAGCGGAAATGTTTTACCACAGTCGCAGCAAGCAACGCAGTGTCGCACGTACACGTAACTAAGCGAGTTCAGAACTTACCACATTGGATTTACGGACAGTATGTTCCATATCtttttattcatcattttgGGATGTCTCTGCTGTCTTACTCtgagtgtgtggtgatgttGCTGCCTTTCGACATTTTTCGATGGCTAGTAAAATCCTATGTTGTAGCTTAAGTTAACTTGCGACAGCCAGTGCTGTTGATGAATGTGCTTGTGTTGCCACTTTCTTTCTTaataagaaaatatatatatatatataagtgtatAAATAATTTTGCTTGTAGGGTACCGGATTTATGAGTTGATACCCACGAGGGGGTGTGTTCGCCTGATTACGTAATAGGAACTGCACGTTCTTATTAACACTTGTAtgaaaagaactgaagaaaaaaaagaaacttatGTAGTTTGCTACAAAGAAGCACTCTACTCTGTTGCTTGCTCTCAAATAGTTAATAAAATGTGATCAAGTCAACTTTTACTGTCCAGTTGGTGAATGTCGAGGTAGGCTACATGGAGGGTGGGTGTGTCCATTTTCTCTGCCCAGCTCCCCAAACATCTCAAAATGGAGTAGCTTGGTATACAAGttattgtttgtcttttttcttacCCCCAGAACTTTGGTTTGCTGTGAATTGCATGACTGTATTATCGTTCACCTTTGACATAAACTAATAAAATGTAGTTTATGTGAGTGCACATTGTCACGTGTAAAAACTAAAAATTCACCTTGGAAAAAGTATGGGTAAGAGCTGGTGGTAATACTGAAAAAGTAGAACCTCAGTGAGACTGCTTAGGTTCAGATTGTCTTCCTAAGTGCCAAAAGTCATACTCTCTGTGCATTCAGGAtggtgtgtgaatatttcagtttatttataaTACTATTCCCTCAGCATGTGAAATGGATTACATCACACTAATTAACATCCTTATGATGTTACTCCAGTGCCTAAATGTGAACTGGACAATATGACTATGTCAACGGATGTATCGCTTTGAGGAGTTCTGTCATCACACAGCTGTCAGTGTCACATGATGCCTTTAACTGAACTTGCTAAATCACTAGTATTGTGCTGTATCTGATGGATGTAACAACACATTCAGCATTTGTCGTGCTTTAAGATGAACTGGGTTCTAGTATGTTCTTGGAAAACCCTCTCTAGACTGCacgttttcatttatttgactcATGGGCACATAGTGGAACTTTTTGGAAGGCTAAACAAAAGCATCTTGTTCTCGAAGAGTAATTGGAGCAATTGGAAGTCTTAACTGTTGCTTGGAGGGTTGGATTGAATTGATTAACCATAGATTGCTTGTCATTTGTAATAATGGAGTTCTTGTTCTTCAGACCAGGCATTTGTCACCTTGGCCACAAATGATAACTACGCCAAAGGGGCGATGGTGCTGGGAAAGTCCCTTAAGAACCATAAGACATCCAGAAAGCTGGTTGCACTCGTTGGACCCCACGTGTCAGATCCATCCAGGTAAAGTTCATTGAGTGTATGTCTGAATGTCTTGTAGAACACACCACACCCATTTTCAAAGTTGTTGTACGATTAGAGTCTCAGAACAATTAGCTAACATACCTACGCAGCCAGGCATGTCGTAAGATAACATTGCAGTCCAAAACCACAGTCccataaaatgtttatttagatatatttcacacagaaaatagGTGTTTAAAATTGTGTTGTGAGAGGGTGATCGGTTGAGTTTGACTTAATCCTCTCCTCGTGCCTCAGGGAGGTCCTTCGTCAGATCTATGATGAGGTTAGACTGGTGGATGTGCTGGACAGTGGCGACACAGCACATCTGGCCATGATGAAGAGGCCCGATCTGGGCGTCACCTTCACGAAGCTCCACTGTTGGACCCTCACGCACTACTCCAAATGTGTGTTCATGGACGCAGACACACTGGTGAGAAGGCCACGGGCCACAGAGCCCCATTCACGGTCGTTTGAAGTTGGGTTAACTCCCAGCCGAGTGGTTGGAGGAGAAGTCATAGGGGGTTTTGTCAGGACCTGCATGGAATTCTACTAGAAGTGTTTATGGTGCCGTATGTGATTCATTTGAGACTTGCATGTTGTTCATTCGCTGACAACTTCTCAAGGGTATGTGTCTGACTTCAAGGACGTAGGACGTGACCAGTGAGAAGTAAAGGGttccataaatatatatatattttatttatttatttatttatttatttatttatttatgtttcctTTTGCCTGTAAGACTAATAATTTTTAGTCCCTTTGTGGGATTGCTAAGCATTAGACACTCCTAGAATGAAGCTTAGAATGAAATCTTCCTCAGTCTTTATTTTCCAAACACATGTACACGTGCAGTGaataaatgcaatgaaataatCAGTGACAAGTTTGCCCTGGTCAGATCCTGTTTGGTGAAAGggtgtgaacttttttttttttctgtatttgatagtcagtctttctctgtgcattGATGTAGCACTGCTGTCTCCTCTAGGTGCTATCAAACATTGATGAGCTGTTTGACAGAGAGGAGCTCTCTGCAGCACCAGACCCTGGCTGGCCTGACTGCTTCAACTCTGGAGTCTTTGTGTTCCGCCCCTCCAACGAGACCTACGGCAAACTCCTTCAGTACTGTACAGAGCACGGCAGCTTTGATGGCAagtctgcgtgcgtgtgcgtgagtgggtgtgtgtgcctgcgtgtgcaCATGCTTGAGTGAGTCCGCTcctgtgttattgtgtttacTTTTTTGGTTTTGACCATTTTCACATGCCATTGGTTTTTACAGTTTGAACAAGctgtcttgtttattttatgcCATCGCAATTTATGGCTATGGTAGACCACATATTTTGATAGACACCCTGGACATATCTGTGATGCAGCTGTTGGTATTAGGCAAAATCTTTTTGGCTATTTAAAACAGGCAGTGTATGCCTGGACagcactgcacaaacacaccaagtCAATGTGTACCCAGGGGCGGGGGAAGCTGAGCCACTATGAATTGGGACGCCCTGTGATGCAGATTGTTAACCGCGTTTTAAATGCACTTGCTTGGAATACGATCCTGTTTTAGTCTAAATCAAAGCAtccaggtttgtttttttttttccccagactaATCCATGATAGTTGTCTGTATGCGAGGGTTAATATTCTGCAGATTGGCCTTCCTTTTAGGTAACGTGCTAAACAAGCTTATTTGATAAACAGTGCTCTGTGCCACTCAGTGTTATTCATGCTTGACTCTGATGGGTGGGGTGCATTTGACAAGGCTTGATTTTACCATGGACACCTACCGCCCCTCTCCTGTGGCTTACTCAACATCTTTGTAAATAAACTGCATTCCCAACACCCATCTCCCCACCCCTTAGCTAATGTGGACGAGTATAATTAAACCGTCCTACCTCATTCACTCTATCAAACACCTCAAGCAAAACATATGTCACTCTACCCGCGAGCGTTGCACAACACAGCTGACGACGTAGCAGCAGCTCCCCAAAACGTTCACAAACTCAGCATGAGGAATTTGGCACAGGTTCTGTCtgcaaacagcaaacaaaaaggTCTTTCATGacattacaattttttttccctaccaTGTTTTAGGGGCTAAGGCCTGTTTTTTTCGGTAAAGTCACATTTTGAGTGAGTTATTTGTAACATGACATTTTTCCATGCCGTAGCACTGTACCAAAAGGAAGTGTGTTTTTAGCCAAATAAACTGGAGCAATAAACTAGATTAGATCAGTCATCCAGTGTAATGCTTCTGATCGGATGTCATACCGAGGAAAATTTTATGGGGTTTTGATGAAATGAATGTGATGCGTATGTATAATAATGTATTGTTGATGTTAAAGCTCCAACCTGCATTCAATGGAATGAGAGACAATGGATCCATTCTTGTATTTTTGGCTTAAAGTTTCAGCAAGACCATCTAGGAAGCAATTAGTGTGCTAGATGGAGAGGGTAGTCTTTGAGGTCTGGGATTATATTGGAAATTAAATGTGACTGCTCACATCATGGAGTCTGGAAGCTTTTCAAGAAACTGTGGCTCATCATTGCTTTGTGTTTACCGTGCATCAGATGGCTATTCAACGCTTGTGCTAATGAGTGGCTTTGCTTCACATTTTATCTTGTGGGCGTTAGGGGTTTTGTGTTGGGCTTATAGAGGGATATTGGGTTGAGCTATTTTTATACAATGTTACTGTGAGGGTGGCAAGAACCTTAACCAACTGTAGATCTCTCTCCGGtttgaatgacatttaaatgatcaaatagCATGCTAATTGCTAGAGCAGTGTGACACACCATTTTCCCCTGTTCAGGCCTAACCTCTGCATGACCTTGGACATTTTCTTTGGCTGAACTGGATGGTACCCTCTTCTGTTAAGTATAGATACAATCACATGGGGCTTACCTTTCCTTCAGACAACAATATATTAGTTATGACTTATTGCAGTCTATTTGTTGGGAATCAACTATATGAAGCAGTTAAATCTCAGAGGTCCAAAAAGgggcaggaggagagaagggcATCTTTCCATTTCCCCCTTTTATTTGCTGTGTGGATTTGTCTGGAGGCAACACGGACACGCATGTCCCCTCTCTCATCCACGGCCAAGATAAACCAGAGCCTGGGAGTGTGCATTCCTCCAGAGCTCGGCTCATCCCCTCAAAATGAACACTCAATGGCTCTCCCAATGTTTTTGGAGCCCTGCGCATGAGGAAGGCCTTAAGGGAGTTTGTTTTCTGCTATCTGCTTTGGTGATGGCATGCCTATTTTAAACTATAGCAAATCAGGGGTTTTggaaccccacccccccaccctcagaACATGTGACCTCTGAGTGCAGCACCTTGCTTGTGCATTATGATTAATGTTTATCTGTGGGTTGACAAGTGTCAGAGGCTTAGCCTCTGAATGGGACTGGACTCTTTTTCCTCTGGCATGCAGGATGCATGCCTGCTCTATGTGTGTTGTTCATTTCCTTGAACAGTGtacataaccccccccccttcttggTAGAGAGAAATAGATCATTCAGGGCAAAAGTTAATAtcttcctgatttttttttttttttttctttcccctggATATGTCATTAGATATTTTGGagaacagtaatgttagtgagCGGAGAGTCCCGGACTCATTCTTGTCAGAGTGTGTCTAACCAGGCTTGTTTTCTCCGTCTGAGCGATCTGCCTTCAAACCAGCAGTCTTAAGTAGTCTTCCCATATTGTAAAGGCAGTTATTGTATTGTATAAGCGTTTACACATGCTTCTATAAAGAAACTGCCAACAGGGTGTCTCCGCTTGGCTGGAGAATGGTCACACATGTGAGTTCATGCACAGCTGTGTTATCCagacacgcccccccccccccccccccccccccggctggAGATTGCTATAGAAATTCCACGTCAAACAGACACGGAGTTTAGCTGATACCATGATGGGAGCAGAGAGAATATACCgtgtttctgtttcacagaGCAGGGACAGATAGGCTCAAAGCATGATCCTGCACAGGCTTAGTTATTAATATACTTTCTCAAGCCTGACTCACTGCAGGGTCTGAGTACAGGTTAAGCCAGCTGTCTGCAGAAAGCATGGGTCTCTCTGTCAGCAGTGGAGGGCAGCACATGTTCTGTACATTGTGTCTTTTTCACAGTGTGTTCCAGTGCTAGGGCCGCCTCCCACAAACTGGCAAGACACTCCATATTTACAGCACAGATTCAGCCTCAACAGTCAAGCGACGTGTTGAGTTGAATTGATTTGATTTAGTTTTAAGGTTGTTTTATGTAACAGAGACGGGCGTGGCCCTTGTTGGGTCTGGTATTGGAATACGGATAGCGCCCGTTACACGCATGACCTTATCCATGTTACATGTGAGGCCGCTTACTGCTGCTCTAAACTgtatgtgcccccccccccccccccccccagcaactGTCTCCTGGTTCACTGCAGGCATGCAGTTTGTAAAATAGAAGCTCAGTCACAAACTGACCTTTCCAAGACGTGAAGGGCTTTGCAGATTTTTCCGTATGGCACTGCTATAGACTTTATGTTGAAGACCATATAATTAAATCGGTCCTGAAATGTCCATGTATATTTgtatacagtaccagtcaaaagtttggacacgcCTTCTAATTCAAtgagttttctttatttttattatttttattttctacattgcAGAACACTGCTGAAGGCATCAAATCTATGAAATAACACACATGGAGTTAGgtagtaagcaaaaaaaactgcaaacgaagcacaatgtagaaaatagtaaaaaataaagaaatcctcttgtccaaacttttgactcgtactgtatatatactgtatatttgttGATGAAAAGAAGGGTTATAACCCATTTTCAGAAATACATTAGCAGTTGGCATCAATATCATAAACAGCATTGTACTATTTCAACTCTTGTACACCTGCTCGTACAACTTGTCCTCTAATTGCATTTCCCTTGGGCTGGCACTGACACTGATCACTGAAAACAAGTGGATAAGAGGCAAGTTCTATTTTAAGAGGACACAAGCTACTGCATTGCAATATACCCCTTATAGCATTCAAGTATGACTGCAAGCTTTCAAAGGATAATAGCTGCAATAGCAGAATACATGGGGTCAGTTTGGATTCTCGTCCCTGTGGACAGCTCTGATTTTTCatgatgtctgtgtggtgtgctTTGAGGTATTGATGTGGGTTGAAGAGTTACATTCTTGTGGGTGTGCTCGTGTTAATTGCTCTATGGGCTGAGAAGAGCAGATCATTTGACTGTCATTATCACTTCTCCATGCCTCACTGAAACTGATACTCATCCACCTGTTGTGGGAAGACACACCACaaattaaaaaaccaaaacaaaagaaaatgcagaaatgagaCAGGCTAGAGCATGTGTGATTATTCTAGGTTTGTCCTCAGGTTGTGGAAGACTTTGTTCTCAACACTGGATTGAAGGACTTAAAGGATTGTATGGTTCTTATTCAGTTAAAATTTGGAGCAACTGTGTAGTCTGATTGATGGTTCATGTCTTGGCTGTCAAGTGACTGAACTCTTAAcagtttttgtaaattgtagtAATCCCAGTCTATCGTTGGTGATAGCCAATGATGCTTTGATATCCCTCCTTAATTCTATGTGAACTCACAGTTGGTACAGCAATGTGAAATGGATCCAGTGTTTGAGTGCTCGAGACCAATTATGTGCCTTGTGTTTTACAGGAGGGGACCAGGGAGTTCTGAATGGCTTTTTCAGCAACTGGTCAACGGCCGACATCACCAAGCACCTTCCTTTCATCTACAACATGAGCAGCATAGCCATCTACACTTACCTTCCAGCCTTTAAACAGTAAGCATCAGACAACTGCTCAATACATGTAGGGTGAGCAGTGTCTAGCTATCTTGGTATTTAAGATGTAAAGCTATTTGTGCTGTGTCAGCCTACAGAAGTCATGTGTGGATCAACGTTCAGaatgcaaacaacaaaaaaacttgtaaGTAAAGCTACCAGGAGACATCGcatcaaatataaaaacaagTTACAAGGAGCCAATTGTTAAAGAGTGGGCCTAAATATCAACAAAGGTGAACTTTCCCTTTAAATGTTGCGCCAGAGCCTAAAGAGCGTACAGTAAGGGGATATAGACAGGGGTCACATGAAAGTTGGTACATACTGGGACATCAGATtacatccacacagaaagagagagagagagagagagagagagagagagcgaaactCTGGGTAGCTAAAGGAGCCCCCCTGAGAACCTAGGTATCCAGACTGGTCTTGGTGTTTCATGGGGCTGACAACATGTGACCAAAA includes the following:
- the gyg1b gene encoding glycogenin-1b, coding for MSSSCSSDQAFVTLATNDNYAKGAMVLGKSLKNHKTSRKLVALVGPHVSDPSREVLRQIYDEVRLVDVLDSGDTAHLAMMKRPDLGVTFTKLHCWTLTHYSKCVFMDADTLVLSNIDELFDREELSAAPDPGWPDCFNSGVFVFRPSNETYGKLLQYCTEHGSFDGGDQGVLNGFFSNWSTADITKHLPFIYNMSSIAIYTYLPAFKQYGANAKVVHFLGQTKPWSYTYDPKERRVRGDTHEASSHPSFLLQWWALYSSSVVPMLQAAYGDQPFLSGCEEELSQIAHLAPPPMSSEERKQKWEQGQADYMGIDSFDNIQKKLDAFLK